The nucleotide sequence TGTGCTAGTTGTTTACCACGCGCTCTTCCTGCTGCGACTAAAGCGATCGCTGTAGCTTTATCACCTAGGGCTTCTTCCATCCCTGTAATGATGGCTTTGAGACATACAATGCTGCTGAAATCGGTCAATTCTGGACGTAATGCAGATGCCATAATTTTGAATCCTTGATGAAAATTTAGTCAATGTGAAAGTGAAGGTTTTAGGCAAAACTAGGGCTAGACTTCATGGCTGAAGTAACTTTGGCGCTTAACTGTTTAATTTCTAAGAACAATACCCCTTGCTTAACTTCAGTGCTGGCAAGAGTTAGTAGCATGGCTTCTTCACCGCAGCTAGTTAAGACTGCATAACCAGTATCGCCTTGTACAAAAATGCGATCGATTGTACCGCGAGTCAATTCTTTCCCAATCCGTTCGCCTAAAGACAGCATCGCCGCAGACATAGCTGCGGTTCTTTCTTCATCCATTTTGTTGGGTAACACAGAAGCTAGAGGTAAACCATCTGGGGTGACGATTGCTGCACCTTCTACTCCAGGATTGGTTACAACGAAGTTTTGTAAAATACCTTGTAAGGAACCAAGATTTG is from Merismopedia glauca CCAP 1448/3 and encodes:
- a CDS encoding roadblock/LC7 domain-containing protein, which translates into the protein MANLGSLQGILQNFVVTNPGVEGAAIVTPDGLPLASVLPNKMDEERTAAMSAAMLSLGERIGKELTRGTIDRIFVQGDTGYAVLTSCGEEAMLLTLASTEVKQGVLFLEIKQLSAKVTSAMKSSPSFA